The Solanum lycopersicum chromosome 9, SLM_r2.1 genome window below encodes:
- the LOC138338341 gene encoding uncharacterized protein has translation MVFEGADQFRKAVADYAVEYRRQLKLRPNEKHRVRVKCKNVKCKWLYASIDRDSDVIKQTNPGSSCWVKIDKETEPGKNLFVYFYVCFHAFKQGWPEGCRNIIGFDGCFLKRTCKGELLVVVGKMGTIKCLTVMSDMQKGLIPALLELLPNAETRMCARHIWSNWHVNWKGEERRKQFWRCSKDSFEVKFDEEVHAMSKLDIAPMVRAILERNKEYSKNCNVQWNGVNGFEISDGEYSFVVDLEKKHCDCRLWMLRGIPCPHAICAYCYLNQDPDQHVEHWYMKETFLKAYNHFIQPIPNMRMWPKTTNPSIEPPKPRKMPGRPGTKRRKSKDELKKWEKFPKKE, from the exons ATGGTCTTTGAAGGGGCAGATCAGTTCAGGAAAGCAGTGGCAGATTATGCTGTAGAGTATAGAAGACAGTTAAAGCTAAGACCTAATGAAAAACATAGAGTGAGGGTGAAGTGCAAAAATGTTAAGTGTAAGTGGTTATATGCTTCGATTGACAGGGACTCAG ATGTGATCAAACAAACCAATCCTGGAAGCTCTTGTTGGGTAAAAATTGATAAGGAAACTGAACCAGGGAAGAAcctttttgtgtatttttatgtATGCTTTCATGCATTTAAGCAAGGATGGCCGGAGGGGTGTAGGAATATAATTGGATTTGATGGTTGTTTTCTCAAGAGAACTTGTAAGGGTGAATTATTAGTTGTTGTTGGAAAAATGGGAACAATCAAAT GTTTGACTGTGATGTCAGATATGCAAAAG GGACTTATTCCTGCATTGTTGGAGTTGTTACCAAATGCTGAGACAAGAATGTGTGCTAGACATATATGGAGTAATTGGCATGTTAACTggaaaggagaagaaagaaggaaacagTTTTGGAGATGCTCAAAGGACTCttttgaagtcaagtttgaTGAAGAAGTTCATGCAATGTCTAAGCTAG ACATTGCACCTATGGTAAGGGCAATACTCGAAAGAAACAAGGAGTATTCAAAGAACTGTAATGTTCAATGGAATGGGGTGAATGGTTTTGAGATTAGTGATGGGGAATACTCATTTGTTGTTGACTTGGAGAAGAAGCATTGTGACTGTAGGTTGTGGATGTTGAGAGGTATTCCTTGCCCTCATGCTATTTGTGCTTATTGTTACTTGAATCAAGATCCTGATCAACATGTAGAGCACTGGTATATGAAGGAAACATTTCTCAAGGCTTACAATCACTTCATCCAACCAATACCGAATATGAGAATGTGGCCTAAAACTACAAATCCATCAATAGAGCCTCCAAAACCAAGAAAAATGCCAGGCAGACCTGGCACGAAGAGAAGAAAGAGCAAGGATGAGCTcaaaaaatgggaaaaatttccaaaaaaggAGTAA